The Chitinophaga sp. H8 genome contains a region encoding:
- a CDS encoding thioredoxin family protein translates to MQYRFLKTFAMIFTLGVCSAAYAQEKEGIDFRQGSFKEVLAESKKTGKLVFIDSYTSWCAPCKWMERNVFINDTVAAFYNARFINYKVDMEKGEGPELRKRYGVQVFPTYLFIDGKGELVHKATSRMEVPAFIEEGKKATDPKRNFAALEKSFAEGKMNKEGLLQYALVLRNINRQKGDSVSALLIGKLTDKELETDLGWKTIDAFAWSEQDRLGKYFLLHKSHYEKKYGAEAVQKVQTRLTHSAMYGMIRSKDSVGFFNRLEALKQTTTPEVQKQAVMLEAEYYLTTLNANAFVALTDKAMEGILKQDEMGLGFLARRCQFAAEGNKPILEQAYKMAKRAVELNPEEYSSQSTFAKSCQLTGRKAEALVAGQKAYDLSLQETSKIQGLAQKALDEIKKMP, encoded by the coding sequence ATGCAATATCGTTTTCTTAAAACATTTGCGATGATCTTTACCCTGGGTGTATGCAGTGCTGCATACGCCCAGGAGAAGGAAGGTATAGATTTTCGCCAGGGAAGCTTTAAAGAAGTGCTGGCCGAAAGTAAAAAGACGGGTAAGCTCGTTTTTATTGATAGCTATACTTCCTGGTGTGCACCTTGTAAATGGATGGAGAGGAATGTGTTCATCAATGATACGGTGGCTGCATTTTATAATGCCCGTTTTATCAATTACAAGGTGGATATGGAAAAGGGAGAAGGGCCGGAACTGCGCAAGCGCTATGGGGTACAAGTATTTCCTACTTACCTGTTTATAGATGGTAAGGGGGAGCTGGTACATAAAGCTACTTCCCGGATGGAAGTGCCTGCATTTATTGAAGAGGGCAAAAAGGCAACAGATCCTAAACGCAATTTTGCAGCACTGGAAAAATCATTTGCCGAAGGTAAAATGAATAAGGAAGGCTTACTGCAATATGCTTTGGTACTCCGGAATATCAACCGGCAGAAAGGAGATTCAGTAAGCGCGTTATTGATTGGTAAGTTAACGGATAAAGAACTGGAAACAGACCTGGGCTGGAAAACAATTGACGCATTTGCCTGGAGCGAACAGGACCGGCTGGGTAAGTACTTTCTGTTGCACAAAAGCCACTACGAAAAAAAGTATGGTGCGGAAGCAGTACAAAAAGTACAAACCAGACTTACACATAGCGCGATGTACGGAATGATCCGTAGCAAAGATTCCGTAGGATTCTTTAACCGCCTGGAAGCTTTAAAGCAAACTACCACCCCTGAAGTACAGAAGCAGGCCGTGATGCTGGAAGCGGAATACTATCTGACCACGCTCAATGCAAATGCTTTTGTTGCACTGACTGACAAAGCGATGGAAGGCATATTAAAGCAGGATGAAATGGGGCTGGGCTTTCTGGCCAGACGTTGCCAGTTTGCGGCAGAAGGGAACAAACCTATCCTGGAACAGGCATATAAAATGGCCAAACGTGCGGTGGAATTAAATCCGGAAGAGTATAGCTCTCAAAGCACTTTTGCTAAATCATGCCAGTTAACAGGCCGCAAAGCAGAAGCGTTGGTGGCCGGACAAAAAGCATACGATCTGTCCCTGCAGGAAACCAGCAAGATCCAGGGACTGGCACAAAAAGCGCTGGATGAAATTAAAAAAATGCCTTAA